Part of the Desulfovibrio litoralis DSM 11393 genome, TTTTTGCCCTCAATGGTAACAATGATATAGATAAGGTTTTGGTTTTTTATAAAAATAAACCGACAACTTGGCTAAAACTTTTTACTGATCTGTTTAAAGCCAAGTATGATTTGGTCATAGTTTTTAGCGGAGGCTCAAAAACTTCGGCATGGTTGGCAAAATTGACTAATTGTAAAACGATTTATGCCATTACAGGTGGTAAAAAACATTGGATTTATACAAAAAAATTTTTTGTACCCAATTCAACACATCAAATTACTTCTCTTGCTAACGCCTTAAATTTGATGGGAATTAAAGTAGAAGATACTCAAATGAGCTTTTTTATTTCGGAACAAGACAAAGAAAAAATTAATAATTTGTATCCTCGTAAACCTGATTTAAAGAGAGTGGGCTTATTTATTGGAAATATAAAAAAAGAACGCACCAGATGGCCTGTTGAAAAGTTTAAAGAGCTATCAGACAAGCTTTTAAAGCATAATCTTGAGGTTTTTGTTGTTGCCGGTCCGGGTGATGTTCCGCTATTGGAAATATTTAAAGCGAATATGTGTGAACACAGATATTTATATATTAGTTCAAGCTTAAGTGAAGCGGCGGCTTTAATTAAAACCTTTGATCTTTTTGTTACATCATCATCAGGCCCTCAACATGTGGCTGTTGCAATTGGAACCACTTGTCTTGGGGTAACTCATAGGTCGGCTTCTACTTGGACTCCTTTTGGTGAACAACATACTACTATCTTTTCAGATGTTTATGACGATACAAGACCTATTCCGGTTGATATTGTGTATGAAACAGCGTTAAAAAAGCTTAGTTTGTCTGTTTAGTTAGGCTTTAAGTGTTGCTGTTAAACAAACTACGGCTTTTAATCCTTTTTTTTCACCGGTAAAGCCGAGTTTTTCTTCTGTTGTTGCTTTAAAATTTATTTTGTGTTCAGGAATATTTAAGAGATTACTAACGTTTTTCACAATTTGATTTCTATATGGAGCAAGTTTTGGGGCTTGTGCCACTATCGTCATATCGACAAAGTTTAGGGTCAAGCCT contains:
- a CDS encoding glycosyltransferase family 9 protein, whose translation is MSLSREHYKKILCIRTDRLGDMLVTTPGFKALRQHFPSAQIDVLASQDNFFALNGNNDIDKVLVFYKNKPTTWLKLFTDLFKAKYDLVIVFSGGSKTSAWLAKLTNCKTIYAITGGKKHWIYTKKFFVPNSTHQITSLANALNLMGIKVEDTQMSFFISEQDKEKINNLYPRKPDLKRVGLFIGNIKKERTRWPVEKFKELSDKLLKHNLEVFVVAGPGDVPLLEIFKANMCEHRYLYISSSLSEAAALIKTFDLFVTSSSGPQHVAVAIGTTCLGVTHRSASTWTPFGEQHTTIFSDVYDDTRPIPVDIVYETALKKLSLSV